The Apium graveolens cultivar Ventura unplaced genomic scaffold, ASM990537v1 ctg7990, whole genome shotgun sequence genome window below encodes:
- the LOC141704571 gene encoding putative 1-phosphatidylinositol-3-phosphate 5-kinase FAB1D, protein MDLQIWLPPETDDHENDMECSVANYDDDDEDEGDDGTKWRRPSSLGSFGEKSFRSYIYKEEKQKAMDYVINCKFKALVSHLLTSAGVAPLGNDGDNWVDIVTSLSWEAASFVKPDIGAGKAMDPDGYVKVKCVASGSRSNSQLVSMVFKKHAAHKHMPTNYNKPRLLLIQGALDLSLRGLSSFESIKQEKDTHKSIIERIAKCNPSIILVEKTVSRDIQESILAKGMTLVIDMKLHRLQRVSRCTGSVILSLDTLTGKKLRQCDSFHFEKLVEEHIASGECGKKPSKTLMFLSGCPTRQGCTILLKGTNREELKKIKLVVQYAVLVAYHLILETAFLLDQKAMFSTLPLDRLVNMSSPDQRPYFFSGEAYVPWPVDSIVKSDSSGAINIHIADGFYKEGTRDVGLKSDSLLPYEPYKPLVFTPFLSISASINRGFGDSFPLLSSSQQPISTYLGITEEVPYSQVQSANMLSTNLVANVKSYSLIQNINGEEKALDSDRTSVQRKAQLYTQNSGGDYKDQTQFMDDINRMFNADSILVLMSRRNSSTGSICEQSHFSHIKFYRNFDIPLGIFLKDNLLNQRLLCSLCGGSPEAHIYYYAHHSKQLTIHVRHHITQKHLPGETDGKIWMWSRCGDCKLQNGKTLSTKRVLMSATARGLSFGKFLELSLANHLSSSKIPICGHQLHTDFLYFFGLGTMVAMLRYSRVMKYF, encoded by the exons ATGGATCTTCAAATTTGGTTACCCCCAGAAACAGATGACCACGAAAATGACATGGAGTGCAGTGTTGCAAATTatgatgatgatgacgaggaCGAAGGTGATGATGGTACAAAATGGAGAAGACCTAGTTCTTTAGGTAGCTTTGGAGAGAAAAGTTTCCGGAGCTACATATATAAAGAGGAGAAGCAAAAGGCTATGGACTACGTAATAAATTGCAAGTTTAAAGCTCTTGTGTCTCATCTTCTTACATCAGCCGGGGTTGCTCCTTTGGGTAACGACGGAGACAATTGGGTGGATATTGTGACTTCCTTATCTTGGGAAGCTGCTTCCTTTGTGAAGCCTGATATCGGTGCGGGAAAGGCAATGGATCCTGATGGATATGTTAAGGTTAAATGTGTTGCAAGTGGTTCTCGAAGCAATAG TCAGTTAGTTAGCATGGTATTCAAAAAGCACGCTGCACACAAGCACATGCCAACTAATTACAATAAACCTAGGCTGTTGCTGATCCAGGGTGCTCTTGATCTTTCATTGAGGGGATTGTCATCATTTGAATCAATAAAACAG GAGAAGGATACCCATAAATCCATTATTGAAAGAATAGCGAAGTGCAACCCGAGCATAATTTTAGTTGAAAAAACTGTTTCTCGTGATATACAAGAATCCATCCTTGCAAAAGGAATGACACTAGTTATTGATATGAAACTCCACCGCCTGCAGAGAGTTTCTCGCTGTACTGGTTCAGTAATCTTATCATTAGATACACTGACTGGGAAAAAGCTCAGACAATGTGATTCCTTTCATTTCGAGAAGTTAGTAGAGGAACATATTGCTAGTGGAGAGTGTGGAAAAAAACCCAGCAAGACTTTGATGTTCCTTAGTGGTTGTCCTACACGTCAGGGTTGTACA ATTTTACTGAAAGGAACAAACAGGGAAGAACTGAAGAAGATTAAACTTGTGGTCCAGTACGCAGTCCTTGTGGCTTATCATTTGATTCTTGAAACGGCTTTCCTTCTAGATCAAAAGGCCATGTTCTCTACCCTCCCTCTTGATAGACTGGTAAATATGTCATCACCTGATCAACGACCATATTTTTTCTCCGGTGAGGCATATGTTCCTTGGCCCGTGGATTCTATTGTTAAAAGTGATTCATCAGGTGCAATTAACATCCACATCGCTGATGGATTTTATAAAGAAGGGACACGAGATGTAGGGTTAAAGAGTGATTCCTTGTTGCCTTATGAGCCATATAAACCTCTAGTTTTTACCCCTTTTTTATCAATCTCAGCTTCCATAAACAGAGGCTTTGGTGACAGTTTTCCTCTTTTATCTTCTTCTCAGCAACCTATCTCTACATATTTAGGCATCACTGAAGAGGTTCCTTACAGTCAAGTTCAATCAGCTAATATGCTTTCAACCAATTTAGTGGCAAATGTTAAATCTTATAGTCTAATACAGAATATTAATGGTGAAGAGAAGGCTCTTGATAGTGATAGAACCTCAGTTCAGAGAAAAGCCCAATTGTATACACAAAATTCTGGGGGTGACTATAAAGATCAAACACAGTTTATGGATGATATTAACAGAATGTTTAATGCCGATAGTATCTTAGTACTGATGTCTCGCAGGAATTCCTCCACCGGAAGTATATGTGAGCAGAGTCATTTTTCTCATATTAAGTTCTACCGGAATTTTGATATTCCACTTGGAATATTTTTAAAGGATAACTTACTCAATCAG AGGCTTTTATGTAGCTTGTGCGGTGGATCACCAGAAGCTCATATATATTATTATGCACATCACAGTAAGCAGCTCACAATACATGTTAGACATCATATTACACAAAAGCATCTTCCTGGTGAAACCGATGGAAAAATTTGGATGTGGAGTCGCTGTGGTGATTGTAAACTTCAAAATGGAAAGACACTATCTACAAAAAGAGTCTTAATGTCAGCTACTGCCCGTGGTTTGTCCTTTGGAAAGTTTTTGGAACTTAGCTTAGCGAACCACTTGTCATCTAGTAAAATTCCCATCTGCGGGCATCAATTGCATACTGACTTCCTCTACTTCTTTGG ATTGGGGACAATGGTTGCAATGCTCAGATATTCACGGGTTATGA